A stretch of Christensenellaceae bacterium DNA encodes these proteins:
- a CDS encoding tRNA cyclic N6-threonylcarbamoyladenosine(37) synthase TcdA gives MDASRTIALLGEQAVDRLKNSTVAIFGVGGVGSFAAEAIARAGVGTIVLVDNDVVKPSNCNRQLVALKSTVGRRKTHVMRERILDINKDATVIAHDVFYDAQTSDRIFLRQHIDYVVDAIDSLPSKVSLVCECKKRNIEIVSAMGAGNKLYPERFGVMDLYQTTCDPIARILRKQLRSCGIDRLTVVCSDEPPLSSAAEEDGKRVPASISFVPSVCGLLMAGVALRHLAGVKE, from the coding sequence ATGGATGCCTCGCGTACGATTGCGCTGCTCGGCGAGCAGGCGGTAGATCGGTTGAAAAACAGTACGGTAGCTATTTTTGGCGTGGGCGGCGTCGGTTCGTTTGCGGCGGAAGCAATCGCCCGCGCGGGCGTGGGAACGATTGTGCTGGTGGATAATGACGTTGTCAAACCGTCCAACTGCAACCGCCAGTTGGTGGCGCTTAAATCTACGGTCGGGAGACGCAAGACGCACGTGATGCGTGAGCGGATTTTAGATATTAACAAAGACGCCACGGTAATTGCGCATGACGTATTTTATGACGCGCAAACGTCGGATCGTATTTTTTTAAGGCAGCATATCGACTACGTTGTAGACGCGATAGACAGTCTCCCATCCAAAGTATCGCTCGTCTGTGAATGCAAAAAGCGGAACATCGAGATCGTTTCCGCCATGGGAGCGGGCAATAAGCTGTATCCGGAGCGGTTTGGCGTGATGGATCTTTATCAAACGACATGCGATCCGATTGCAAGGATACTGCGCAAGCAGCTCAGAAGCTGTGGGATTGACAGACTGACAGTCGTATGTTCAGACGAGCCGCCGCTTTCGTCGGCGGCGGAAGAGGACGGAAAGCGCGTGCCGGCAAGCATATCGTTCGTACCGTCTGTGTGCGGACTTTTGATGGCGGGCGTAGCCCTGCGTCATCTTGCGGGAGTAAAAGAATGA
- the hisS gene encoding histidine--tRNA ligase, with product MAVKAPKGTKDVLPQDSYKWHYIENIVRKLTALAGYREIRTPIFEHTELFLRGVGDTTDIVQKEMYTFMDKGDRSITLRPEGTAGVVRAFIEGGLPSNAQPTKMYYLSAPVFRYEKPQSGRLREHHQFGVEVFGAADASIDAEVINLALTLFETVGLKELQLNINSIGCDQCRPQYNETLKAYLKEHESELCETCRERMERNPLRVLDCKDDSCRKIVAQAPKMIDHLCEECEAHFAALKKYLGALGIEYSVNPLIVRGLDYYTKTVFEIISDSIGSQGTVCGGGRYDKLLKQIGGPDMPGIGFGLGIERLLLVMESEGIRIPEPPITDVFVCTHGEQARLKAIALTRELRESGIKADMDHCARSIKAQFKYADKIGAKTVIVIGEEEMENGTAVLKTMETGEERAVKQDEIKIFLV from the coding sequence TTGGCAGTAAAGGCGCCGAAAGGCACAAAAGACGTTTTGCCGCAGGACAGCTACAAGTGGCATTATATTGAAAATATCGTCAGGAAATTAACCGCGCTTGCGGGATACCGCGAGATACGCACGCCGATTTTCGAGCATACAGAGCTTTTTTTGCGCGGGGTCGGCGACACGACGGACATCGTACAAAAAGAGATGTATACGTTTATGGACAAGGGAGACCGCTCGATTACTTTAAGGCCGGAAGGTACTGCGGGCGTGGTGCGTGCGTTTATTGAAGGCGGATTGCCGAGCAACGCGCAGCCGACGAAAATGTATTATCTGAGTGCGCCCGTATTCCGCTATGAAAAACCACAGTCCGGCCGTCTGCGCGAGCACCATCAGTTTGGCGTGGAGGTCTTTGGCGCGGCGGACGCGAGTATCGACGCGGAGGTCATCAACCTTGCGCTTACCCTGTTTGAAACGGTGGGGCTAAAAGAGCTCCAACTCAATATCAACAGTATCGGCTGCGATCAGTGCAGGCCGCAGTATAACGAAACGCTGAAAGCTTATTTAAAGGAGCACGAAAGCGAGCTGTGCGAAACGTGCAGGGAACGCATGGAGCGCAATCCTCTGCGTGTCCTCGACTGCAAGGACGATAGCTGCCGGAAAATCGTTGCGCAGGCCCCGAAGATGATCGACCACTTATGTGAGGAATGCGAGGCGCATTTTGCCGCCCTGAAAAAGTATCTTGGCGCTCTGGGGATCGAGTATTCGGTGAATCCGCTGATTGTGCGCGGGCTCGATTATTATACAAAGACAGTATTCGAGATCATTTCGGATAGCATAGGCTCGCAGGGTACGGTATGCGGCGGCGGCAGGTATGATAAGCTATTGAAGCAGATCGGCGGGCCGGATATGCCGGGCATCGGTTTTGGACTAGGTATCGAGCGTCTGTTGCTGGTTATGGAAAGCGAAGGGATCAGGATACCGGAGCCGCCCATCACGGATGTGTTTGTGTGTACGCATGGCGAGCAGGCGCGTCTTAAGGCGATCGCCCTGACGCGCGAGTTGCGCGAAAGCGGTATTAAAGCAGATATGGATCACTGTGCGCGCAGTATTAAGGCACAGTTTAAGTATGCGGATAAGATCGGTGCAAAAACGGTGATCGTGATCGGCGAAGAAGAGATGGAAAACGGCACGGCGGTGTTAAAGACAATGGAAACAGGCGAAGAGCGAGCCGTCAAACAAGATGAAATAAAAATATTCTTAGTATGA
- the aspS gene encoding aspartate--tRNA ligase, which translates to MGEFLQDWKRTALCAEFTTDDIGREVTLMGWADTRRDLGGLVFVDLRDRSGIMQVVFNESAFEGDFDKVGSIRSEFVLAVKGEIVKRSEDTVNPKLPTGLIEVKVRELKILSKAETPPFEIEDGSKVREELRLKYRYLDLRRPQMQRNLMLRNKIANVARNYLAENGFLDIETPMLQKSTPEGARDYLVPSRIHAGCFYALPQSPQLFKQILMISGYDRYFQITKCFRDEDLRADRQPEFTQIDTEMSFVEADDVMSVHEGLMQRVFKEVMDIDIQLPLKRLTYQEAMDRFGSDKPDTRFGLELKDVSDIVAGSEFKVFSSVVKNGGSVRAINAKGCANILARREIDALVDFVKIYGAKGMAWISIREDGLNSPITKFMTSEEIDAIMKRLDGQVGDILFFVGDKNAVVYDSLGALRLKLAEKLELIEPNTWDLLWVTEFPLFEYSEEEKRYVAKHHPFTSPMDEDVDKVVSDPANARAKAYDIVLNGNEIGGGSIRIHSTELQEKMLEALGFSREEAWNRFGFLLEALKYGTPPHGGLAYGLDRLAMLMAGVDSIRDVIAFPKVQNASDLMSKAPDVVDKKQLRELHIRVEED; encoded by the coding sequence ATGGGAGAGTTTTTGCAGGATTGGAAAAGGACTGCGCTTTGTGCGGAATTTACGACGGACGATATTGGCAGGGAAGTGACGCTGATGGGATGGGCGGATACGCGCCGCGACCTTGGCGGCCTTGTATTTGTCGATCTGCGCGACCGTTCGGGCATTATGCAGGTGGTGTTTAATGAATCGGCCTTTGAGGGCGACTTTGATAAGGTTGGAAGCATACGCAGCGAGTTTGTATTGGCCGTAAAAGGAGAGATCGTCAAACGTTCTGAGGATACGGTCAATCCGAAGCTGCCGACAGGCCTGATCGAAGTCAAGGTGCGCGAACTTAAGATTTTAAGTAAGGCGGAAACGCCGCCGTTCGAGATCGAGGACGGAAGCAAGGTGCGCGAGGAGCTGCGCCTGAAATACCGTTACCTTGACCTGCGCCGTCCCCAGATGCAGAGGAACCTGATGCTCAGGAATAAGATCGCCAATGTAGCGCGCAACTATCTTGCCGAAAACGGATTCTTGGATATTGAAACGCCAATGCTGCAAAAGAGCACGCCGGAGGGCGCGCGCGATTACCTTGTTCCGTCGCGTATCCACGCGGGATGCTTTTACGCACTACCGCAGTCTCCCCAGCTTTTTAAACAGATATTGATGATTTCCGGCTATGACCGGTATTTCCAGATTACAAAATGTTTCCGCGATGAAGACCTGCGCGCAGACCGCCAGCCGGAATTCACGCAGATTGATACGGAGATGTCGTTTGTGGAAGCAGACGACGTCATGAGCGTGCACGAAGGCCTGATGCAGCGTGTGTTCAAGGAAGTGATGGATATTGACATCCAGTTGCCCTTAAAGCGCCTGACATACCAGGAAGCAATGGACCGTTTTGGCAGCGATAAGCCGGATACGCGTTTCGGGCTGGAACTTAAGGATGTGAGCGACATCGTTGCCGGCAGCGAATTCAAGGTGTTTAGTTCGGTGGTAAAAAACGGTGGCAGCGTGCGTGCGATCAATGCCAAGGGTTGTGCGAATATTCTTGCCCGCCGCGAGATCGATGCGCTGGTCGATTTTGTCAAGATTTACGGTGCGAAAGGCATGGCGTGGATATCTATCCGCGAGGATGGCCTTAATTCGCCCATTACCAAATTCATGACGAGCGAAGAGATCGACGCGATTATGAAGCGATTGGACGGACAGGTAGGCGATATTCTGTTCTTTGTAGGCGACAAAAACGCAGTCGTGTACGATTCGCTGGGCGCGTTGCGTTTAAAACTCGCGGAAAAGCTCGAGCTGATCGAGCCGAATACCTGGGACCTTTTGTGGGTCACGGAGTTCCCGCTGTTCGAGTACAGTGAGGAAGAAAAACGTTACGTGGCCAAGCACCATCCGTTTACCTCGCCGATGGACGAAGATGTGGATAAGGTGGTTTCCGATCCGGCGAATGCCCGTGCCAAGGCATACGATATTGTCCTCAATGGAAACGAGATCGGCGGCGGCAGCATCAGGATACATAGCACGGAACTGCAGGAAAAGATGCTCGAAGCGCTCGGTTTCTCGAGGGAAGAAGCGTGGAACCGTTTTGGATTCCTGCTGGAAGCGCTCAAATATGGAACGCCGCCGCATGGCGGGCTCGCGTATGGGCTTGACCGTTTGGCAATGCTGATGGCGGGCGTGGATTCTATCCGCGACGTGATCGCTTTCCCAAAGGTACAGAACGCATCGGATCTGATGTCCAAAGCGCCGGATGTGGTGGATAAAAAGCAGTTGCGGGAACTGCATATCAGAGTGGAAGAAGACTAA
- the rimM gene encoding ribosome maturation factor RimM, with the protein MTDFFELGQILKPQGIKGEVKFDAFTDDLSRFSYLKQAFFRKGGNYEPVEVEAARVDARYAYLKLKGYDDRNAAEALRGTLLYIDRAHAARLPEGAYYVCDLLGLAVEDDEGNKLGILKDILQNGAADVYTVEKSGKLCMFPAIPEVVLKKDVGNGRIVVNAKRLSEVCVYDDI; encoded by the coding sequence ATGACGGATTTTTTTGAGCTGGGGCAGATCCTAAAGCCGCAGGGCATAAAAGGAGAGGTCAAATTTGATGCGTTCACCGATGATCTTTCGCGGTTTTCTTATTTGAAGCAGGCGTTTTTTCGAAAAGGCGGAAACTATGAACCGGTAGAGGTAGAGGCGGCCCGCGTGGACGCGCGTTACGCGTATTTAAAGCTGAAAGGCTATGACGACAGGAACGCGGCGGAGGCTTTGCGCGGCACGCTGCTTTACATTGATAGGGCGCATGCTGCCAGGCTGCCGGAGGGAGCGTATTACGTATGCGACCTTTTAGGACTTGCGGTAGAGGACGACGAGGGCAACAAACTCGGTATTCTGAAAGATATTCTTCAGAACGGGGCAGCCGACGTTTACACAGTAGAAAAATCCGGAAAGCTGTGTATGTTTCCCGCGATTCCAGAGGTCGTTCTTAAAAAGGATGTCGGAAACGGCAGGATTGTCGTAAATGCAAAAAGGCTTTCAGAGGTTTGCGTATATGATGATATTTAA
- a CDS encoding signal recognition particle protein, protein MAFEGIAEKLQNVFRKLTSRGKLSESDIKAAMREVKLVLLEADVNFLVVKKFIKELSEKAIGSGILESLTPGQQVIKLVRDELTELLGGKQADIKLAGSPPTVIMMMGLQGAGKTTFCAKLAGYYKKQNKKPLLVACDIYRPAAIKQLHVVGEQVGVDVFDMGQDNASKIYREALKQANKLGCDIIIVDTAGRLHIDDDMMAELKDLKATANPTETLLVLDAMTGQDAVNAATTFNDNIGIDGVILTKIDGDTRGGAAMSVRAVTGKPIKFVGVGEKLTDIEPFYPDRMASRILGMGDVLTLIEKAETAFEEKSALELQKKISKDQMTLEDFLDQMEQLQDMGSLSDILAMMPGGNKLKGMTLDEKQLERTKAIVRSMTIEERRNPQVINASRRRRISAGSGTTVQEVNRLLNQFDQMKKMLKQFSGKGGKKRGMMGRMPFGM, encoded by the coding sequence ATGGCGTTTGAAGGAATTGCGGAAAAACTGCAAAACGTATTTCGGAAATTGACTTCGCGGGGAAAACTCTCGGAGAGCGATATTAAAGCGGCGATGCGCGAAGTGAAGCTCGTGCTTTTGGAAGCGGATGTAAACTTTCTCGTCGTCAAAAAATTTATTAAGGAACTTTCAGAAAAAGCGATTGGCTCGGGGATACTGGAAAGCCTCACGCCGGGGCAGCAGGTCATCAAGCTGGTGCGCGACGAACTGACGGAACTTCTGGGTGGAAAGCAGGCAGATATTAAGCTCGCAGGCAGCCCGCCCACCGTGATTATGATGATGGGGTTGCAGGGCGCAGGTAAAACGACGTTCTGCGCGAAGCTGGCAGGATATTATAAAAAACAAAACAAAAAACCGTTACTGGTAGCGTGTGACATCTACCGGCCTGCGGCGATCAAGCAGCTCCATGTAGTGGGCGAACAAGTGGGCGTGGACGTTTTCGATATGGGGCAGGATAATGCTTCGAAAATTTACAGGGAAGCATTGAAACAGGCCAATAAGCTCGGATGTGACATCATTATCGTAGATACGGCGGGGCGGCTGCATATCGACGACGACATGATGGCGGAGCTTAAAGATCTGAAAGCAACCGCCAACCCGACGGAGACGCTGCTTGTTTTAGACGCGATGACAGGACAGGATGCGGTCAACGCCGCGACAACCTTTAACGACAATATCGGTATCGACGGCGTGATCCTGACAAAAATCGACGGCGACACCCGCGGCGGCGCGGCAATGTCTGTACGCGCGGTGACGGGAAAACCCATCAAATTTGTGGGCGTAGGCGAAAAATTGACGGATATTGAGCCTTTTTATCCGGACCGTATGGCGTCGCGTATTCTTGGCATGGGCGACGTACTGACGCTGATCGAGAAAGCGGAAACAGCCTTTGAAGAAAAGAGCGCCCTGGAGCTGCAAAAGAAAATATCAAAGGACCAGATGACATTGGAAGATTTTCTAGATCAGATGGAGCAGCTACAGGATATGGGATCTTTAAGCGATATTCTGGCAATGATGCCGGGTGGAAATAAGCTTAAAGGGATGACGCTGGACGAAAAGCAGTTGGAGCGTACCAAGGCGATCGTGCGTTCGATGACGATCGAGGAACGCCGTAATCCGCAGGTGATCAATGCGTCGCGCCGGAGGAGGATCAGCGCGGGAAGCGGTACGACAGTGCAGGAAGTCAACCGGCTTTTAAACCAGTTTGATCAGATGAAGAAGATGCTCAAGCAGTTTTCCGGAAAGGGCGGGAAAAAGCGCGGCATGATGGGCAGGATGCCATTTGGCATGTAA
- a CDS encoding UPF0109 protein — protein MRELVEYIARNLVDDPDAVKVVEREEENAYVLELSVAPDDMGKVIGKQGRIAKAIRTVVKAATSKASKKYIVEII, from the coding sequence ATGCGTGAATTGGTAGAATACATCGCCAGGAACCTTGTGGACGATCCGGACGCTGTAAAAGTGGTGGAGCGTGAGGAAGAAAATGCTTACGTTCTGGAGTTAAGCGTTGCGCCGGACGATATGGGCAAGGTGATCGGCAAGCAGGGCAGGATCGCAAAGGCGATCCGTACTGTTGTGAAAGCGGCGACATCCAAAGCATCAAAGAAATATATTGTTGAGATCATATGA
- the trmD gene encoding tRNA (guanine-N(1)-)-methyltransferase — protein sequence MMIFNCLTIFPEMFSGFTGSSLCEKAIAKRLIEVNTVNFRDYTDDKHNRVDDYPFGGGAGMLLMPQPLFDSFAMLGKKYGGKRCANIYMSPAGKTLDQKTAEQLAGYEVLSILCGHYEGVDQRVLDHCIDEEISIGDYVLTGGELPAMVLMDCVMRYVPGVLSNDASINEESFSKDLLEYPQYTRPSSFRGMDVPDVLLSGHHKNIAAWQREQSLMKTLKNRPDLLERAELSDQDRKILAELENQT from the coding sequence ATGATGATATTTAATTGCCTGACGATCTTTCCGGAGATGTTTTCCGGTTTTACGGGCAGCAGCCTTTGTGAAAAAGCGATAGCAAAGCGCCTGATTGAAGTCAATACAGTCAATTTTCGGGATTATACGGATGATAAGCACAATCGCGTGGACGATTATCCCTTTGGCGGCGGCGCGGGCATGCTCCTGATGCCGCAGCCGCTTTTTGACAGCTTCGCAATGCTGGGTAAAAAGTACGGCGGCAAACGGTGCGCTAATATTTATATGTCGCCGGCGGGAAAAACGCTGGATCAGAAAACGGCGGAACAGCTTGCCGGTTATGAGGTGCTCAGCATTTTGTGCGGCCATTACGAGGGGGTCGACCAGCGTGTGCTCGATCATTGTATCGATGAAGAAATTTCCATTGGGGATTATGTCCTGACAGGCGGAGAGCTGCCGGCAATGGTGCTTATGGATTGCGTTATGCGCTATGTTCCGGGAGTGCTCTCAAACGATGCGTCCATAAATGAGGAAAGCTTCAGCAAAGATTTGCTGGAATATCCGCAGTATACGCGTCCATCGTCCTTTCGGGGAATGGACGTACCGGATGTGCTTTTGTCGGGCCATCACAAAAATATTGCGGCATGGCAAAGAGAGCAGTCGCTTATGAAAACACTGAAGAACCGGCCGGATCTCCTTGAAAGGGCGGAGCTTAGCGACCAGGACAGGAAAATTCTTGCGGAATTGGAAAATCAAACTTGA
- the smc gene encoding chromosome partition protein Smc, whose amino-acid sequence MFLKRIEVNGFKSFCNKKDIIINKGITGVVGPNGSGKSNIADALRWVLGEQSSKNLRGSSMQDVIFNGTQSRSKKNYCEVCLIFDNSDMRIKTDYTEISVRRKMYRSGESEYYINNSGCRLKDILELFRDTGIGKEGYSIIGQGKIDELLTSKATQRRKVFEEAAGIMKYRVRKEEAERNLQKTKENITRMDDILSELSAQIEPLEKQMNEAKDYLSLRDRLKELEINLYLYQCDRTDERMAKLEAQILENEQEFEDITEQIAAKTAFVSDVKKQLQVVQEEIEQQNVALGQQMSEQERLRGQLNLMEEKEQTHVHTLHENAQKRDGLNTSIEQSAQKLEEINGQISELNTVLDAKYAHILEMRQSAEKMAGRSGDVQSGIEDVKREVESARTALQTMSIALSEKQVKEEVLGQKLAEARQQREKHDQYINEIKNTTQALEKEVKEYDEKGAKLRNLMNESAQAAADLQNEKQAKSGKLAEIARKLSEDESRMKLLNDMREEYEGYFDSVRSLLKSAKEAPEVARKIKGVLAEIIEVPKKYETPVEVILGNALQNVVVETDTDAKDLIAHLRKHNLGRVTFLPTQALKVRYLQDEEKKCLGMDGVECIASEAIECSAEVRPAVDFLLGRTVIVRDMDSAVRVMRAADYAFRAVTMDGDFIKPGGVITGGSLKNTKTGLLSRKRMAQELEKNVAENRREFERQSEKLSEIDPRIEKAQAAQKQALDELRSLEVRAAAAKQALKSAQQQLGDRDRIAAELNDNAQNLEQDIKNARQQIDELQKDIIKARGDFDTLTKTLAEMESAAVQSALETSAIKDNLSALELEQTQLNNQKNMLLSEAEHVRNAAAQAKQELHNMLRQNETLTAELKGITHQKAELRAQMDDILERVRQAGQDSQEKLGLRDRLNRQLEETEQAAEQLSTQKSALIESKYKLIAGKEKMEVSKETYQNKLWDDYGLTYANALAFKTEFAFQSSTREIDEIRERIRDMGAVNPNAIEDYTRVRERFDNLTVQREDLIKAGDDLQIVIDNLLSSMKESFRAKFTQINENFKQVFQELFGGGYAQLELLDEEDIMECGVEIIAEPPGKKLQNIQLLSGGEKALTAIALLFAMLGINPSPICLLDEIDAPLDDANVIRFSEYLKKLSSDLQFIVITHRKPSMAICDTLYGVAMQEKGVSDIVSVQF is encoded by the coding sequence GTGTTCTTAAAAAGAATCGAAGTAAACGGCTTTAAATCCTTTTGTAACAAAAAGGACATCATTATCAATAAAGGGATCACGGGCGTAGTTGGTCCGAACGGCAGCGGCAAAAGCAACATTGCCGATGCTTTGCGTTGGGTTTTAGGGGAGCAGAGCTCAAAAAACCTGCGCGGAAGCAGCATGCAGGACGTCATTTTTAACGGTACGCAAAGCCGCAGCAAAAAAAATTACTGCGAGGTATGCCTGATTTTCGACAATTCGGATATGCGTATCAAGACGGACTATACGGAAATCTCCGTCAGGCGTAAAATGTACCGCTCGGGAGAGAGTGAATATTATATCAACAATAGTGGCTGCCGCTTAAAGGATATTCTGGAGTTGTTTCGCGACACGGGCATCGGCAAGGAAGGATACTCGATCATCGGACAGGGAAAAATCGACGAGCTCTTGACGAGTAAGGCGACCCAGCGCCGTAAAGTGTTCGAGGAAGCGGCGGGTATCATGAAATACCGCGTGCGCAAGGAAGAAGCGGAACGCAACCTGCAAAAGACAAAAGAGAATATCACGCGTATGGACGACATCCTGTCCGAACTTTCCGCGCAGATCGAACCGCTGGAAAAGCAGATGAATGAGGCAAAGGATTATCTTTCCCTGCGCGACCGCCTGAAAGAATTGGAAATCAACCTGTACCTGTATCAATGTGACCGGACAGATGAACGGATGGCGAAGCTCGAGGCGCAGATATTGGAAAACGAGCAGGAATTTGAGGACATAACTGAGCAAATCGCCGCAAAGACCGCATTTGTTTCTGATGTAAAAAAACAACTGCAGGTCGTGCAGGAAGAAATCGAGCAGCAGAATGTGGCCCTTGGGCAACAGATGAGCGAACAGGAACGTTTACGTGGCCAACTGAATCTTATGGAGGAAAAAGAACAAACGCACGTTCACACGCTGCATGAGAATGCGCAAAAACGGGACGGTTTAAATACATCGATTGAACAAAGCGCACAAAAATTGGAAGAAATCAATGGCCAGATCAGCGAGCTGAACACCGTTTTAGATGCAAAATATGCGCATATTCTGGAAATGCGCCAGTCCGCAGAAAAAATGGCCGGGCGTTCCGGTGATGTGCAGAGCGGTATCGAGGACGTGAAGCGCGAGGTTGAAAGCGCGCGCACCGCCCTGCAAACGATGTCGATCGCGCTCAGCGAAAAACAGGTAAAGGAAGAAGTGCTGGGGCAAAAGCTGGCGGAAGCGCGGCAACAACGCGAAAAGCACGACCAATATATCAATGAGATCAAGAATACGACGCAAGCGCTCGAAAAAGAAGTCAAAGAATATGACGAGAAAGGTGCGAAACTACGCAATTTGATGAACGAGTCGGCACAGGCGGCAGCCGATTTGCAAAATGAGAAACAGGCGAAATCCGGAAAACTGGCGGAGATTGCACGAAAGCTGAGCGAGGACGAATCGCGTATGAAATTGTTAAACGATATGCGCGAGGAATATGAGGGCTATTTTGACAGCGTGCGTTCCCTTTTAAAAAGCGCAAAGGAAGCGCCGGAAGTGGCCCGCAAAATAAAGGGTGTGCTGGCGGAGATCATAGAAGTGCCTAAAAAGTACGAAACGCCCGTCGAGGTGATTTTGGGCAATGCTTTGCAAAACGTCGTTGTGGAGACTGACACGGATGCAAAAGACCTGATCGCCCATCTCAGGAAACATAACCTTGGGCGCGTGACCTTTTTGCCGACGCAGGCACTAAAGGTGCGTTACTTGCAGGACGAGGAGAAGAAATGCCTTGGCATGGACGGTGTGGAGTGTATTGCCAGCGAGGCCATCGAGTGCAGCGCAGAAGTAAGGCCGGCGGTCGATTTTCTGCTTGGGCGTACGGTGATTGTGCGCGATATGGACAGCGCGGTCAGGGTGATGCGCGCGGCTGATTACGCGTTTCGCGCCGTGACGATGGACGGCGATTTTATCAAGCCGGGCGGCGTAATTACCGGCGGCAGCCTGAAAAATACCAAGACCGGACTTTTGTCGCGCAAGCGCATGGCGCAGGAGCTCGAAAAAAATGTCGCGGAAAACCGCAGGGAGTTTGAGCGGCAGAGCGAGAAGCTTTCGGAAATCGACCCCAGGATAGAAAAGGCGCAGGCAGCGCAAAAACAGGCGCTCGACGAACTGCGCTCACTGGAAGTGCGTGCGGCTGCAGCCAAACAGGCATTAAAATCGGCGCAGCAGCAGCTTGGGGACCGCGACAGGATAGCAGCAGAGCTCAATGACAATGCGCAAAACCTTGAGCAGGACATCAAGAACGCGCGGCAGCAGATTGACGAACTGCAAAAGGATATTATCAAGGCGCGCGGAGACTTCGATACCCTTACGAAAACGCTGGCGGAGATGGAAAGTGCGGCCGTGCAGAGCGCGCTGGAAACGTCGGCGATCAAAGATAACCTGTCGGCGCTTGAGCTCGAACAAACGCAGCTTAACAACCAGAAAAATATGCTTTTGAGCGAGGCTGAGCATGTACGCAATGCCGCTGCGCAGGCAAAGCAGGAACTTCACAATATGCTGCGCCAGAATGAGACGCTGACGGCGGAGCTCAAAGGAATTACCCATCAGAAAGCGGAACTGCGCGCGCAAATGGACGATATTTTGGAGCGTGTGCGGCAGGCGGGGCAGGACTCACAGGAAAAACTCGGCCTGCGCGACCGGCTGAACAGGCAGCTTGAAGAAACAGAGCAGGCCGCAGAGCAGCTTTCGACGCAAAAGTCGGCGCTGATCGAAAGCAAGTATAAATTGATTGCGGGCAAAGAGAAAATGGAGGTTTCCAAGGAAACGTACCAGAATAAATTATGGGATGATTATGGGCTTACCTATGCAAACGCGCTGGCCTTTAAAACGGAGTTTGCATTCCAGTCGTCCACCAGGGAAATTGATGAGATCAGGGAGCGGATTCGCGATATGGGCGCTGTGAACCCGAATGCGATCGAGGATTATACGCGTGTGCGCGAACGGTTTGACAACCTTACGGTGCAAAGGGAAGACCTGATCAAGGCGGGAGACGATCTTCAGATCGTGATCGATAACCTGCTCTCGAGCATGAAAGAAAGCTTCCGCGCCAAATTTACGCAGATCAACGAGAATTTCAAACAGGTTTTCCAGGAGCTTTTTGGCGGCGGGTATGCACAGCTTGAACTTTTGGACGAGGAAGACATCATGGAATGCGGCGTGGAAATCATCGCAGAGCCGCCGGGAAAGAAGCTGCAGAACATCCAGCTTTTATCGGGAGGGGAAAAGGCGCTTACGGCAATCGCGCTCTTGTTTGCGATGCTGGGTATCAATCCCTCGCCTATCTGCCTGCTGGATGAGATCGATGCGCCGCTTGACGATGCGAACGTGATCCGTTTCTCCGAATACCTGAAAAAGCTGTCCAGCGATCTGCAGTTTATTGTGATTACGCACAGAAAGCCTTCGATGGCGATATGCGATACGCTGTACGGCGTGGCGATGCAGGAAAAAGGCGTATCGGACATCGTGTCCGTACAATTTTAA
- the rpsP gene encoding 30S ribosomal protein S16: MSVKIRLKRMGSKKNPFYRMVVADERAPRDGRYIEELGYYNPLTKDLKLDNEKAQGWISNGAQPTDTARALLKKSGAIN, encoded by the coding sequence ATGTCAGTAAAAATCAGATTAAAGAGAATGGGTTCCAAGAAAAATCCTTTTTACAGGATGGTTGTGGCGGACGAAAGAGCGCCCCGCGACGGACGTTACATCGAAGAGCTGGGTTACTATAATCCGCTTACAAAGGATTTGAAGCTTGACAATGAAAAGGCACAGGGATGGATCAGCAACGGCGCACAGCCGACTGATACGGCGCGTGCACTCCTGAAAAAGAGCGGCGCCATCAACTAA